In Aedes albopictus strain Foshan chromosome 3, AalbF5, whole genome shotgun sequence, the following are encoded in one genomic region:
- the LOC109412046 gene encoding proteasomal ubiquitin receptor ADRM1 homolog isoform X1, with protein sequence MSGPIFGSSSALGGSSGGNRHLVEFRAGRMNLVNKMVHPDNRKGMVYVYQADDGLIHFCWKDRTTGNVEDDLIVFPDDCEFKKIENVKNGRVFLLKFKSSSRRLFFWMQEPKTDKDDEWCRRINEVINNPPSSNSLGGGSGRGGNGSDNGDLQYIMQNMSQQQLMQLFGGVGQMGGLSSLLGSMSSRTSTTTPSSRTTTLSSSNAGSGTAVTTPTATSNSPSTPRAPRKQASDSSKSSGTATATPVTAAAGAGDGANNGGSSTSTTSGSGNRVLLSDLQNYLAGMSPAAAGAGQRRNVDLSTAVNSESLSSVMTDQEKVDALVEHLPNIEGDENKKQQLKETLSSPQFQQALSMFSNALQSGQLGPVVSQFQLNAEAVAAANSGDLEQFVKALENAHKKSTESEKSKSSSSAASSESTETAPSSKEENGTPVAKTEKKDDDQMTG encoded by the exons ATGAGTGGACCAATTTTCGGTAGTAGCAGTGCCCTCGGGGGCAGTTCCGGTGGGAACCGCCATCTGGTGGAGTTCCGAGCCGGAAGGATGAATCTGGTAAACAAGATGGTCCATCCGGACAACCGGAAGGGAATGGTGTACGTGTACCAGGCGGACGACGGGTTGATCCACTTCTGTTGGAAGGATCGCACCACGGGGAACGTGGAGGATGATTTGATCGTGTTCCCGGACGATTGCGAGTTCAAGAAAATTGAGAACGTCAAGAACGGGCGGGTGTTCCTGTTGAAGTTCAAGAGCTCGAGCCGTCGATTGTTCTTCTGGATGCAGGAACCGAAAACGGACAAGGACGATGAGTGGTGCCGTCGGATCAACGAGGTGATCAACAATCCGCCGTCTTCGAACAGCCTGGGAGGTGGATCAGGCCGTGGGGGAAATGGCAGCGACAATGGCGATCTGCAGTACATCATGCAGAATATGTCCcagcagcagctgatgcagctgttTGGCGGCGTCGGTCAGATGGGAGGTCTGAGCAGCCTGCTCGGGTCGATGAG CAGCCGGACCAGCACCACCACCCCATCGAGTCGCACCACCACCCTGTCGTCGAGTAATGCCGGAAGCGGCACAGCGGTCACAACTCCGACAGCCACCTCCAACTCGCCTTCGACTCCACGTGCTCCGCGTAAACAGGCTTCCGATTCGTCCAAGTCCAGTGGCACTGCGACGGCCACTCCAGTCACAGCCGCTGCTGGCGCCGGAGATGGAGCCAACAACGGTGGAAGCAGCACCAGCACAACCAGCGGAAGCGGAAACCGTGTCCTACTGTCGGATTTGCAAAACTACCTGGCCGGAATGAGCCCAGCTGCGGCCGGTGCCGGTCAGAGACGGAACGTTGACCTTTCCACCGCCGTCAATTCGGAATCCCTGTCCTCGGTGATGACCGATCAGGAGAAAGTCGATGCCCTAGTGGAACATTTACCTAACATCGAGGGAGATGAAAATAAGAAGCAACAGCTAAAGGAAACCCTGTCCTCGCCTCAGTTCCAGCAAGCCCTGTCCATGTTTTCCAATGCGCTGCAGTCGGGCCAGTTGGGACCGGTGGTGTCCCAATTCCAGCTGAATGCCGAAGCCGTGGCCGCGGCCAACAGCGGCGACCTGGAGCAATTCGTTAAAGCTCTGGAAAATGCCCACAAGAAGAGCACCGAATCCGAGAAGAGCAAGTCGTCCTCGTCCGCCGCCTCCTCGGAAAGCACCGAAACCGCTCCCTCCAGCAAGGAAGAGAACGGCACGCCGGTGGCTAAAACCGAAAAGAAGGACGACGACCAAATGACGGGATAG
- the LOC109412046 gene encoding proteasomal ubiquitin receptor ADRM1 homolog isoform X2 has product MSGPIFGSSSALGGSSGGNRHLVEFRAGRMNLVNKMVHPDNRKGMVYVYQADDGLIHFCWKDRTTGNVEDDLIVFPDDCEFKKIENVKNGRVFLLKFKSSSRRLFFWMQEPKTDKDDEWCRRINEVINNPPSSNSLGGGSGRGGNGSDNGDLQYIMQNMSQQQLMQLFGGVGQMGGLSSLLGSMSRTSTTTPSSRTTTLSSSNAGSGTAVTTPTATSNSPSTPRAPRKQASDSSKSSGTATATPVTAAAGAGDGANNGGSSTSTTSGSGNRVLLSDLQNYLAGMSPAAAGAGQRRNVDLSTAVNSESLSSVMTDQEKVDALVEHLPNIEGDENKKQQLKETLSSPQFQQALSMFSNALQSGQLGPVVSQFQLNAEAVAAANSGDLEQFVKALENAHKKSTESEKSKSSSSAASSESTETAPSSKEENGTPVAKTEKKDDDQMTG; this is encoded by the exons ATGAGTGGACCAATTTTCGGTAGTAGCAGTGCCCTCGGGGGCAGTTCCGGTGGGAACCGCCATCTGGTGGAGTTCCGAGCCGGAAGGATGAATCTGGTAAACAAGATGGTCCATCCGGACAACCGGAAGGGAATGGTGTACGTGTACCAGGCGGACGACGGGTTGATCCACTTCTGTTGGAAGGATCGCACCACGGGGAACGTGGAGGATGATTTGATCGTGTTCCCGGACGATTGCGAGTTCAAGAAAATTGAGAACGTCAAGAACGGGCGGGTGTTCCTGTTGAAGTTCAAGAGCTCGAGCCGTCGATTGTTCTTCTGGATGCAGGAACCGAAAACGGACAAGGACGATGAGTGGTGCCGTCGGATCAACGAGGTGATCAACAATCCGCCGTCTTCGAACAGCCTGGGAGGTGGATCAGGCCGTGGGGGAAATGGCAGCGACAATGGCGATCTGCAGTACATCATGCAGAATATGTCCcagcagcagctgatgcagctgttTGGCGGCGTCGGTCAGATGGGAGGTCTGAGCAGCCTGCTCGGGTCGATGAG CCGGACCAGCACCACCACCCCATCGAGTCGCACCACCACCCTGTCGTCGAGTAATGCCGGAAGCGGCACAGCGGTCACAACTCCGACAGCCACCTCCAACTCGCCTTCGACTCCACGTGCTCCGCGTAAACAGGCTTCCGATTCGTCCAAGTCCAGTGGCACTGCGACGGCCACTCCAGTCACAGCCGCTGCTGGCGCCGGAGATGGAGCCAACAACGGTGGAAGCAGCACCAGCACAACCAGCGGAAGCGGAAACCGTGTCCTACTGTCGGATTTGCAAAACTACCTGGCCGGAATGAGCCCAGCTGCGGCCGGTGCCGGTCAGAGACGGAACGTTGACCTTTCCACCGCCGTCAATTCGGAATCCCTGTCCTCGGTGATGACCGATCAGGAGAAAGTCGATGCCCTAGTGGAACATTTACCTAACATCGAGGGAGATGAAAATAAGAAGCAACAGCTAAAGGAAACCCTGTCCTCGCCTCAGTTCCAGCAAGCCCTGTCCATGTTTTCCAATGCGCTGCAGTCGGGCCAGTTGGGACCGGTGGTGTCCCAATTCCAGCTGAATGCCGAAGCCGTGGCCGCGGCCAACAGCGGCGACCTGGAGCAATTCGTTAAAGCTCTGGAAAATGCCCACAAGAAGAGCACCGAATCCGAGAAGAGCAAGTCGTCCTCGTCCGCCGCCTCCTCGGAAAGCACCGAAACCGCTCCCTCCAGCAAGGAAGAGAACGGCACGCCGGTGGCTAAAACCGAAAAGAAGGACGACGACCAAATGACGGGATAG